Proteins encoded by one window of Lemur catta isolate mLemCat1 chromosome 12, mLemCat1.pri, whole genome shotgun sequence:
- the LOC123648649 gene encoding thioredoxin domain-containing protein 9-like: MEADTSVDMFSKVLENQLLQTTKLVEEHLDSEIQNLDQMDEDELERLKEKRLEALRKAQQQKQEWLSKGHGEYREIPSERDFFQEVKESKKVVCHFYRYSTFRYKILDRHLMILSKKHLETKFLKLNVGKAPFLCERLCIKVIPTLALVKDGKTQDYVVGFTDLRNTDDFPTETLEWRLGCSDILNYSGNLMEPPFQSQKKFGINFTKLEKKTI, encoded by the coding sequence ATGGAAGCCGATACATCTGTAGACATGTTTTCAAAAGTCCTGGAGAATCAGTTGCTTCAGACTACCAAATTAGTGGAAGAACATTTGGATTCTGAAATTCAGAACCTGGATCAGATGGATGAGGATGAATTGGAACGCCTCAAAGAAAAGAGACTTGAGGCACTAAGGAAGGCTCAACAGCAGAAACAAGAATGGCTTTCTAAAGGACATGGGGAATACAGAGAGATCCCTAGTGAGAGAGACTTTTTTCAAGAAGTCAAGGAGAGCAAAAAAGTGGTTTGCCATTTCTACAGATATTCCACATTCAGGTATAAAATACTAGACAGACATTTGATGATATTGTCCAAGAAACACCTTGAGACCAAGTTTTTGAAGCTGAATGTGGGAAAAGCACCTTTCCTTTGTGAGAGACTGTGTATCAAAGTCATTCCCACACTAGCACTGGTAAAAGATGGGAAAACACAAGATTATGTTGTTGGATTTACTGACTTAAGAAATACAGATGACTTTCCCACAGAAACTTTGGAATGGAGGCTCGGTTGTTCGGATATTCTTAACTACAGCGGAAATTTAATGGAGCCACCATTTCAGAGCCAAAAGAAATTTGGAATAAACTTTACAAAGCTGGAAAAGAAAACtatctga